The segment cgactcgtgacattaCCCCCTTGCCTTTTTAGCATTTTGTATGCAATATAAAATGCgtaaaataacattatttctattataatatatgcacacaaaaatctaaaacaaattgTTCCTATAAAGTACAGAACTGGTAATTCAAATAATTGTTGcattacatttacattattcaaaatattgtacgtATTCagcatatataattaatattatagaaaatacatCTTAGTTCCACACATCACTTGTCTCTACATAATATTTGAGCATGAGTTTTTCTAACTTTtgtaactcaagaaaatatcaaaattataCAACTTCACAATACTGAAAAATACATGTCATCTCATCATATTACTTGCTAATACAGAATATCTGAATATTAACTTACTTTTCAATATATGAAATCTAAACATGTACAATGTCAAATTACTCTTTTGGAAAACTATTATAACAACAGTATTAATGCAAATATACTAAGTAATAAACAATTGCATGACataagtattaaaataaatgttgaccCAGCTGTACAGTCTTGTTAGATTTGCAACTTCCTTCTTTCCAGGTACTTGAAACAATTCTAGTCTGTCTGTACATTTCTTCTGTTCGGTGACTTGAAACAATTCTAGTCTATCCGTACATTTCTTCTTTCTTGGTTCTTTATAGTTCAAAATACGTTTAACAATATTGTCATGTGTTTTCAGAGAGTtttgttcaactctgctgttGAAAAATGTCACTTTTGGTTTCAATACAAACTTGCTTAGTTTAGCTACAAATGTACGTTGTTTCAATTGGTACAAAATGTCTCTCAGTTCATAAATACGTTTCATTCTAGCTTTAGCTTTAAGCAACATACAACTATTGTCCTTACAATATTCTTTGCTTTTCATATGTTCAAACAAGAACTGTCCAATATCGACACtaaatctttcttttagtgACAGTTTACGTTGTAAAACGATTGAACTATAAAACGTTGAGTTTGAATGTTCATGTATGCATTGTTCTAATAAATCCTTTAAGTCTTTCTGCAGTAAATCTCTATTGTGCAAAGttagaaaataaacatttgaattGGCAAGTTTGTCAGTTTTTAAGTCAATCACATTGTCTATAAATGTTGATATGTCAGGAACATCATGAAATATCTCAGTATATTCTTCACTTGTATTCAACAGGTCTGTCTTACTTTTCAGCTTTAAATGATCTATGTCAATGTCTTTGATAGATTCAGTTTGTTTTGATGTCGTTGGtaatagttcatttatattgtcTTCATTTTCCTCTTGAATTGTTTCTAAGCATGTAACATTGTCTTCTAGTTCTTTTGATAAGTTTTCATTATCTGTATCCTCGTTGTATTTTCCAAGCATATGAACATGAAACACTTTGatatatttgttattgttgattTTATAAGTTACGTTTGAAATCTTTCTGATGATAggaaatggaccttgccatgtATAAATCAGCTTGTTTCTCATGTCAGGTAACCATAACTTCACTTTGtctacttttgtttaaaatttctaaACTTTCTGTATTCATTTAATGctctttcattttcaatgttgACTTTAGCTTCTTTAGTTTTTTCACATGGCTGTATCACTGTAATATTTGTATCaaaatcttgttgaaatgttttcgtttctgagttattttgttttgacttaGACAGTGATTCAttcgaaacaaatatgtttgaATCTATATTTGATTGACTTTCTTTGGAAGTACTTATGTAACTTTGTTGCTGAGTCATATCACTGTTGTTGCAGAAATTGTCCATCAATGTCAGGCGATTTTCTGTCTTAAAGGTACACGTAAATTGGTTTGATTCGTCAACATTTGAGTCATTTTTGTCTGGTATAATATTTCCACCTTGTTCGTAACTTTGTTCAACTTTCATATTCTGTTCATGAACTTGTTTTCTCTTAGAATTGTTCATTTGACAAACTTGACATTGACTAACATGTTTCTTAACATCTTTTGTAATGCTCGGCCAATAAAATTTGTCAAGAATTCTTTTCTTTGTCCTCGTCACACTCGCTAGTTTGGTATGTAAAAAATTGTGATTCTTTTCAATGATGTCTTGAGTATATTTCAGTGGTAAAATGATTTGTTCAACAAACTCATAGGTATCATAATTAACACTTTTCTTCACAAGTATTCCTTCTTTGAAATAAGGTACATTAAGTCCTGGCtgcttttcatttgtttgtgcCTTCTTGTACATTCTTGTCAAAGTTGTATCTTTCTTCTGGTCAGctttaaattcttcattattaaatagttgaAGTTCAGTAGTATTCTTGTTGTACTCATAAACAATGTAAGGTCCTTCAGTAATGTTTGTCTCTTTTTCTTcagtttcatttctttcttcttcttcttctttctttaagttttctttcttcttcttcttgtatttctttaagttttctttcttcttcttcttttctttctttaagttttctttcttcttcttcttgtatttctttaagttttctttcttcttcttcttttctttctttaagttttctttcttcttcttcttttctttctttaagttttctttcttcttcttctttttcttctttgcgTTTCTTCTCTTCGGCCTCTTTGTCTTCTTGTCTTCTTTTGTCTTCTCTaaccctttttctttcttctgcctctttgtcttcttgtcttcctttttcttctctaatcctttttctttcttctgcctctttgTCTTCTCTACGCCTTCTTTCTTCTACCTCTTTGTCTTCTCTACGTCTTCTTTCTTCTACCTCTTTGTCTTCTCTACGTCTTCTTTCTTCTACCTCTTTGTCTTCTCTACGTCTTCTTTCTTCTACCTCTTTGTCTTCTCTACGTCTTCTTTCTTCTACCTCTTTGTCTTCTCTACGCCTTCTTTCTTCTACCTCTTTGTCTTCTCTACGTCTTCTTTCTTCTACCTCTTTGTCTTCTCTACGTCTTCTTTCTTCTACCTCTTTGTCTTCTCTACGTCTTCTTTCTTCTACCTCTTTGTCTTCTCTACGCCTTCTTTCTTCTACCTCTTTGTCTTCTCTACGTCTTCTTTCTTCTGCCGTACGTTTTTGTATATCGTAATTTATTTGTTGAGTGCACCATTCCTCCATTCTTTCTTGTGGGATGTGAAAGGCAGCGACTAATTTGATGTATTCTTTCCACAAGTACGAGACCAAAGCCATTGTAATAGCTTAAtaacttttctatttataaGTACTGCCTACACTAGCGATGACCGACACCTGTCCACA is part of the Biomphalaria glabrata chromosome 2, xgBioGlab47.1, whole genome shotgun sequence genome and harbors:
- the LOC129924651 gene encoding myb-like protein X; its protein translation is MALVSYLWKEYIKLVAAFHIPQERMEEWCTQQINYDIQKRTAEERRRREDKEVEERRRREDKEVEERRRREDKEVEERRRREDKEVEERRRREDKEVEERRRREDKEVEERRRREDKEKKEGVEKTKRQKKEKGLEKKKEDKKTKRQKKEKGLEKTKEDKKTKRPKRRNAKKKKKKKKENLKKEKKKKKENLKKEKKKKKENLKKYKKKKKENLKKEKKKKKENLKKYKKKKKENLKKEEEEERNETEEKETNITEGPYIVYEYNKNTTELQLFNNEEFKADQKKDTTLTRMYKKAQTNEKQPGLNVPYFKEGILVKKSVNYDTYEFVEQIILPLKYTQDIIEKNHNFLHTKLASVTRTKKRILDKFYWPSITKDVKKHVSQCQVCQMNNSKRKQVHEQNMKVEQSYEQGGNIIPDKNDSNVDESNQFTCTFKTENRLTLMDNFCNNSDMTQQQSYISTSKESQSNIDSNIFVSNESLSKSKQNNSETKTFQQDFDTNITVIQPCEKTKEAKVNIENERALNEYRKFRNFKQK